From the genome of Homalodisca vitripennis isolate AUS2020 chromosome 8, UT_GWSS_2.1, whole genome shotgun sequence, one region includes:
- the LOC124368305 gene encoding uncharacterized protein LOC124368305 — translation MFVQFIYVLHGVTLQRVLTIRDLGVLLTSTLDFGEHIQGIVNKATTIFGFINRTCRQGLSAATPRALYTALVRPVLQYSSVVWSPYQVGHISSLESVQRRVLRTIGVKIGYQYLEVDLEVITCSISHLYQLVEPSFIRFSCIRS, via the coding sequence ATGTTTGTGCAATTCATTTATGTCCTCCACGGTGTCACGCTTCAGAGAGTCTTGACCATTCGTGACCTTGGAGTCCTCCTCACCTCTACACTGGACTTTGGCGAGCACATCCAGGGCATTGTCAACAAGGCAACCACCATCTTCGGCTTCATCAACCGAACTTGCCGTCAGGGACTTTCTGCAGCTACACCCAGAGCCCTATATACTGCTCTTGTTAGACCAGTCCTTCAGTACTCTAGTGTGGTATGGTCTCCCTACCAGGTCGGTCACATATCTTCACTTGAATCGGTGCAAAGGCGAGTCCTTAGAACCATTGGGGTGAAGATCGGGTACCAGTACTTAGAGGTTGACCTGGAGGTAATAACTTGCTCCATCTCCCACCTCTATCAGCTCGTAGAACCATCATTTATTCGGTTTTCCTGTATAAGATCCTGA